CAGCCCCGCGCCGGCCTGCTCGATGCTGGCGTCGTTGTTGTTGCCGTTTTGCGAAATCTGCGCGCGGTTGTGGCTGCCGTTTTGGGTGATCGAGGCGGCGTTGCCGGAACCGTTCTGGGTGATCAAGGCCATGAGGTCGCTGCCCTGTTGCAGGATGTAAGCCTCTTGATTGCTGCCCGACTGCACGATCCGCCCAAGCAGCGACTGACCGTTCTGTTGCAGCAGCGCGAGGTTGGCCTGGCCGATCTGCTCGATCAGGGCTTGCTGACCCACCGGGGGTGGCAGCTCGCCGAGGTCGGTGCTGGTGGGCGCCAGGTCATCGTTGTCCATCAGATCGTCGGCGCGCGCGCCTGCACTGCTGCACAGCA
The sequence above is drawn from the Pseudomonas sp. FP2196 genome and encodes:
- a CDS encoding curlin, with translation MNTPTAALLCLLLLCSSAGARADDLMDNDDLAPTSTDLGELPPPVGQQALIEQIGQANLALLQQNGQSLLGRIVQSGSNQEAYILQQGSDLMALITQNGSGNAASITQNGSHNRAQISQNGNNNDASIEQAGAGLQSAVTQSGNGMSVSVKQYR